In Hemitrygon akajei chromosome 17, sHemAka1.3, whole genome shotgun sequence, one DNA window encodes the following:
- the nutf2 gene encoding nuclear transport factor 2 has translation MNESPIWEQIGTSFVDHYYKIFDSNRGSLAPLYIESSCLSWEAQRYQGKDAIVEKLISLPFGTIRHLVTAQDHQPTPDNCILSMVVGQLKVDEDPVMGFHQVFLLKNINESWICTNDVFRLSLHNFS, from the exons ATGAACGAAAGTCCTATTTGGGAGCAGATTGGAACTAGCTTTGTGGACCATTACTATAAAATTTTTGATTCAAATAGGGGTTCACTAGCACCATTATAT ATTGAGTCTTCTTGCCTTTCTTGGGAAGCACAGCGGTACCAAGGTAAAGATGCTATTGTGGAAAAACTTATT agcctTCCATTTGGAACCATACGGCATCTGGTAACTGCACAAGACCATCAACCCACACCTGATAATTGCATTTTGAGTATGGTAGTCGGACAACTTAAG GTTGATGAAGACCCAGTCATGGGATTCCACCAGGTATTTTTACTGAAAAACATCAATGAATCTTGGATCTGCACCAACGATGTCTTCAGGCTATCACTGCACAACTTTTCCTGA